In Syntrophomonas wolfei subsp. wolfei str. Goettingen G311, a single window of DNA contains:
- the prfB gene encoding peptide chain release factor 2 (programmed frameshift): MLIDPKNTCREIIISLSEMRVSLDLDNCEKQIESLQKKTLQENFWSERKEAQEILKQISKLQENLNLYKELMGTAQYLNDILEMAEEENDETLWQESVRELLALQKRFREFELLVLFSGPHDYSNAIVSLHAGAGGTEAQDWVEILFRMYSRWAENSSYSIEVLDFLDGDEAGIKSVTFLVRGPYAFGKLKCEEGVHRLIRISPFDSSGRRHTSFASLSVLPEINEDIEVLINVEDLRVDTYRSSGAGGQHINKTDSAVRITHLPSGIVVQCQNERSQHANRLAAMKILQAKLYALKQKEAQDKLQSIKGDYKEIAWGSQIRTYTLNPFNLIKDHRTNMEIGNVQAVLDGELDDLIFACLHWKSKIKE, translated from the exons TTGCTGATTGATCCCAAAAATACCTGTCGGGAGATAATTATTAGTTTATCTGAGATGAGGGTTTCCCTT GACCTGGATAACTGCGAGAAACAGATAGAATCTTTGCAGAAGAAGACCCTGCAAGAGAACTTTTGGAGTGAGCGCAAAGAGGCCCAGGAAATATTGAAACAAATAAGCAAGCTCCAGGAAAACCTTAATCTTTATAAAGAACTGATGGGGACAGCTCAATACCTGAATGACATTCTGGAAATGGCTGAAGAAGAGAATGATGAAACACTTTGGCAGGAAAGCGTGCGGGAACTGCTGGCTTTGCAGAAGAGATTCCGGGAATTTGAACTGTTGGTTTTATTTTCTGGCCCCCATGATTACAGCAATGCCATTGTTTCTCTTCATGCTGGGGCCGGGGGAACCGAAGCCCAGGACTGGGTAGAGATACTATTCCGCATGTATAGCCGCTGGGCGGAAAACAGCAGCTATAGTATTGAAGTTTTGGATTTTCTGGATGGTGATGAAGCTGGCATCAAGAGTGTAACTTTTTTGGTTAGAGGCCCTTATGCCTTTGGCAAGTTAAAATGTGAAGAAGGAGTACATCGCCTTATTCGCATATCCCCTTTTGATTCTTCCGGGCGCCGCCATACATCATTTGCCTCCCTTTCCGTACTGCCCGAAATAAATGAGGATATCGAGGTATTAATCAATGTTGAAGATTTACGTGTTGATACCTATCGTTCCAGCGGAGCCGGCGGGCAGCATATCAATAAAACCGATTCGGCGGTTCGTATAACCCACCTGCCCAGCGGAATTGTAGTACAATGCCAAAACGAGCGCTCCCAGCATGCTAACCGGCTGGCAGCCATGAAAATATTACAAGCCAAACTCTATGCTTTAAAGCAGAAGGAGGCCCAGGATAAGCTGCAGAGTATCAAGGGAGACTATAAAGAGATTGCCTGGGGAAGTCAAATCCGAACCTATACCTTAAACCCCTTCAATCTCATCAAAGACCACCGAACCAATATGGAGATCGGCAATGTACAAGCGGTGCTGGACGGAGAATTGGATGACTTGATTTTCGCCTGCCTGCACTGGAAGAGTAAAATTAAGGAATGA
- a CDS encoding transketolase — MRRIGEEELVLTSEKAGIIRREIIKMLGEAGSGHTGGSLSAADLVACLYFWEMKLDPKKPDWEDRDRFVLSKGHAAPVLYAALAEKGFFPREYLKTLRKLGSPLQGHPDMRKLAGVEACTGSLGQGISWAVGMALAARIDQRDYRVYALLGDGELEEGMVWEAAMAAAHYRLDNLLALVDNNGLQIDGKIAEVMSPEPIADKFVAFGWNTLEIDGHDHRQIMEALNSARSFKGSPTAIIAHTTKGKGCSFMENRVEWHGTAPNREEMEKALAELA; from the coding sequence GTGAGAAGGATTGGCGAAGAAGAGCTGGTTCTTACCAGCGAAAAGGCAGGAATTATCAGGCGGGAAATAATAAAAATGCTGGGTGAAGCCGGTTCCGGACATACCGGAGGCTCCCTGTCAGCTGCCGATTTGGTGGCCTGCCTGTATTTCTGGGAAATGAAGCTTGACCCCAAAAAGCCGGACTGGGAAGACCGGGACCGCTTTGTGCTAAGCAAAGGTCATGCCGCCCCGGTTCTATATGCTGCCTTGGCGGAGAAGGGATTCTTTCCCCGGGAGTATCTGAAAACTCTGCGCAAATTAGGCAGTCCCCTGCAAGGACACCCGGATATGCGAAAATTGGCCGGAGTAGAAGCCTGTACAGGTTCCTTGGGGCAAGGCATCTCCTGGGCAGTAGGAATGGCCCTGGCCGCCAGGATAGACCAGAGGGATTACCGGGTTTATGCCTTACTGGGCGATGGAGAATTGGAGGAAGGTATGGTGTGGGAGGCCGCCATGGCCGCTGCCCATTACCGCTTGGACAACCTGCTGGCCCTGGTGGATAATAATGGCCTGCAAATTGATGGTAAGATTGCCGAGGTCATGTCACCTGAACCCATAGCGGATAAGTTTGTCGCTTTTGGTTGGAATACCCTGGAGATTGATGGGCATGACCACCGCCAGATTATGGAGGCTTTAAACAGCGCCCGTTCTTTTAAGGGTTCTCCTACTGCCATTATTGCCCACACTACCAAAGGCAAGGGCTGCTCCTTTATGGAAAACCGCGTGGAATGGCATGGTACCGCTCCTAACCGGGAGGAAATGGAGAAAGCTTTGGCAGAACTGGCCTAA
- a CDS encoding transketolase family protein has product MKKQATRDAYGQALLELGALYDNIVVLDADLSKSTKTVEFARAYPERFINAGIAEQNMMGMAAGLASCGKVVFASSFAIFATGRAFEQVRNSIAYAKLNVKICATHAGITVGEDGGSHQSVEDIALMRSVPNMTVIVPSDGISTRQALFQLYQHDGPAYLRLGRPAVPQVHDPELDFAIGRAVELRKGKDLSLMACGIMVSKALQAAEILAGEGIEVSVVDILSIKPLDKEMIIRKARESGALLTLEEHSIIGGLGSSICEVVCEHCPVPVTCLGINDLFGQSGSPEELLQYYGLGIEQIVEKARKLLKKK; this is encoded by the coding sequence TTGAAAAAGCAAGCAACGAGGGATGCTTATGGCCAGGCCCTGCTGGAGCTGGGGGCCTTATATGATAATATAGTAGTTTTGGATGCTGATTTGTCCAAGTCCACCAAGACGGTGGAATTTGCCCGGGCCTATCCCGAAAGATTTATAAATGCCGGGATTGCGGAGCAGAACATGATGGGTATGGCCGCTGGGCTGGCTAGCTGCGGCAAGGTAGTTTTCGCCAGTTCCTTTGCTATCTTTGCCACTGGGCGGGCCTTCGAGCAAGTACGCAATTCCATTGCCTATGCCAAGCTAAATGTAAAAATCTGCGCCACTCATGCCGGGATTACCGTGGGTGAAGACGGGGGCTCGCACCAATCGGTGGAGGACATCGCCTTGATGCGCAGTGTACCCAATATGACGGTGATAGTACCATCGGATGGAATAAGCACCCGCCAAGCCCTTTTCCAGCTTTACCAGCACGATGGCCCCGCCTACCTGCGACTGGGGCGACCGGCTGTTCCGCAGGTTCACGATCCTGAGCTGGACTTTGCCATTGGGCGGGCGGTGGAACTGCGCAAGGGGAAAGACCTCAGCCTTATGGCCTGCGGCATCATGGTGAGCAAGGCTTTGCAGGCGGCAGAAATTCTGGCCGGCGAAGGGATAGAGGTTTCTGTTGTTGATATATTAAGTATTAAACCGCTGGATAAGGAAATGATTATTCGTAAGGCCAGAGAAAGCGGAGCTCTGTTGACTCTGGAAGAACACAGCATAATAGGGGGTTTGGGCAGCAGCATTTGTGAAGTAGTATGTGAGCATTGCCCGGTACCGGTAACTTGCTTGGGGATAAATGACCTCTTCGGCCAGTCCGGCAGTCCGGAGGAACTTTTGCAGTATTATGGCCTGGGTATAGAACAAATAGTGGAAAAAGCCCGAAAATTACTTAAAAAGAAATAA
- the ftsE gene encoding cell division ATP-binding protein FtsE, translating to MLVQFYNVSKIYSNGVKALDDVSLKIERGEFLFLMGPSGAGKSTLIKLFFREEVPTRGQIFIASRSIVRMKRSEVPPLRRNIGIIFQDFKLLENKTASENIAFAMEVVGANPKEIRQRVAEVIEMVGLKGRENSFPGELSGGEQQRVGIARALANRPLLLIADEPTGNLDIDISREIMELLFDINRKGTTVIMATHARELVKAARKRVILLDKGRVIADNPNGESIV from the coding sequence ATGCTAGTGCAGTTTTATAATGTTTCCAAAATTTATAGCAATGGGGTTAAGGCCCTGGATGATGTTTCTTTGAAAATCGAACGGGGGGAATTTCTTTTTCTTATGGGGCCCAGCGGGGCCGGGAAATCAACCCTGATAAAGCTTTTTTTCCGGGAGGAAGTACCTACGCGGGGGCAGATATTTATTGCTTCCCGCAGTATTGTACGAATGAAGCGCAGTGAAGTACCCCCCTTGCGGCGAAATATAGGAATAATATTTCAAGATTTTAAGCTGCTGGAAAACAAGACCGCCAGCGAAAACATCGCCTTTGCTATGGAAGTTGTAGGAGCCAATCCTAAAGAGATTCGCCAGCGGGTAGCCGAAGTTATTGAGATGGTAGGTTTGAAAGGCAGAGAAAACTCTTTCCCCGGCGAATTATCCGGAGGGGAGCAACAGCGGGTCGGTATTGCCAGAGCTTTGGCCAATCGCCCTCTCTTGCTTATTGCCGATGAGCCTACGGGAAATCTGGATATTGATATTTCCCGAGAGATTATGGAACTTCTTTTTGATATTAATCGTAAGGGAACAACGGTTATCATGGCTACGCATGCCCGGGAACTGGTGAAGGCTGCCCGTAAAAGAGTCATTCTGCTGGATAAAGGACGGGTTATCGCTGATAACCCGAACGGGGAGTCAATCGTATGA
- the ftsX gene encoding permease-like cell division protein FtsX: MKLRNVLYFWREAWKSLRRNKVLTIASVSTVSICILILGMAVLMTVNAGNVIKKLESDVEMVAFLDRALTRSQISQIEEQISKLDGVKSVKFVSRDTALARLEKSYGNKEYDLKSTLGKNPLPHSFEVKAKNPHDVPRIASKVEKIEGIYKVNYGQGVVERLFAVTKWVRAISLAFIVLLSLGAIFLIATTIRLAIYARRKEIYLMKLVGATDWFIRWPFFIEGILLGTLGALLSILLLAGAYSSLVNNMGSVYFIPLVTGGPILNQLYIALLAVGAILGVLGTYISLNRFLDV; the protein is encoded by the coding sequence ATGAAATTGAGAAATGTTTTATATTTCTGGCGGGAGGCCTGGAAATCCCTGCGCCGGAACAAGGTTTTAACTATAGCCAGTGTTTCCACCGTTTCTATTTGTATATTGATACTGGGAATGGCAGTGTTAATGACGGTAAATGCCGGAAATGTCATAAAAAAGCTCGAATCTGATGTTGAAATGGTGGCATTTTTGGACCGGGCTTTGACCAGGTCGCAGATTTCACAGATAGAGGAGCAAATCTCCAAGCTTGACGGGGTAAAGAGCGTAAAATTCGTTTCCCGGGATACGGCCCTGGCCCGGCTGGAAAAAAGTTATGGCAATAAGGAATATGATCTTAAATCCACCCTGGGCAAGAACCCCTTGCCCCATAGTTTTGAAGTAAAGGCCAAGAACCCCCATGATGTACCGCGTATTGCGAGCAAAGTGGAAAAAATCGAGGGGATTTACAAGGTAAATTACGGCCAGGGAGTTGTGGAAAGGTTGTTCGCCGTGACCAAGTGGGTGCGGGCTATCAGCCTGGCCTTTATTGTATTGCTGTCCCTGGGGGCCATATTTTTGATAGCCACTACCATTCGCCTGGCTATTTATGCCCGGCGCAAGGAGATATACCTGATGAAGTTGGTTGGTGCTACTGACTGGTTTATACGCTGGCCCTTCTTTATTGAAGGCATATTGCTGGGAACCCTGGGGGCTCTTTTGTCCATCCTTCTGTTGGCTGGAGCCTACAGCTCACTGGTCAACAATATGGGGAGTGTGTATTTTATTCCCCTGGTAACCGGTGGTCCCATTTTGAACCAGCTTTATATAGCTTTGTTGGCCGTCGGGGCGATTTTAGGGGTCCTTGGGACCTATATCTCACTAAACCGTTTCCTGGATGTGTGA
- a CDS encoding murein hydrolase activator EnvC family protein, translating into MSKATKTLAWFLTLFLGLALIFPVSAGELEEQQKKLQDVDQQINRQKSNLDQARKKEKTIMGQLQNIEQNIIRTESEIKTLGERISFLEDNIAKTEKDIAEMEAKLAEQSDILSERMVFIYEEGDLTYLQVLLAATDINDFLTRYDMLNLIVEQDVELIDSINKQRKALNEKKELLEASRKELLNAQQSQEEKKGILGEEREQKSVVLSSVQKEKKAYQQALEELEKASREIEAMIKKLQSSGSGAQLGSGTYTWPAPSCKKITSPYGMRYHPILKTRKLHTGMDIGASQGSTIVAADSGEVIYVGWMSGYGQVTVIDHGNGMSTLYAHQSAFLVKNGAQVSKGQAIGKVGSTGWSTGPHLHFEVRVNGSPVDPAGYVK; encoded by the coding sequence ATGAGCAAAGCAACGAAAACGCTGGCCTGGTTCCTGACGCTGTTCCTGGGCTTGGCTTTAATTTTTCCAGTTTCAGCCGGTGAACTGGAAGAACAGCAAAAAAAGCTGCAGGATGTTGATCAGCAGATAAACCGGCAAAAGAGCAATTTGGATCAGGCCCGGAAAAAAGAAAAAACCATAATGGGGCAACTGCAAAATATTGAACAGAATATAATCCGGACCGAAAGTGAAATCAAAACCCTGGGGGAGCGAATAAGTTTTCTGGAGGATAATATAGCGAAAACCGAAAAGGATATTGCGGAAATGGAGGCCAAACTGGCGGAGCAGAGTGATATCTTAAGCGAGCGCATGGTTTTCATTTATGAAGAGGGAGACCTTACCTACCTGCAAGTCTTGTTAGCGGCTACTGATATCAACGACTTCCTTACCCGCTATGATATGTTAAATCTTATTGTTGAACAGGATGTGGAATTGATTGATTCCATAAATAAACAGAGAAAAGCCTTAAACGAGAAAAAAGAATTGCTGGAAGCAAGTCGAAAAGAATTACTCAATGCCCAGCAGAGCCAGGAGGAAAAGAAAGGTATACTGGGTGAGGAACGTGAGCAGAAGTCGGTAGTATTAAGTAGTGTCCAAAAAGAAAAGAAGGCCTACCAGCAAGCCCTGGAGGAGTTGGAAAAAGCCTCCCGAGAAATAGAAGCCATGATCAAGAAGCTTCAATCCAGTGGCAGCGGAGCGCAGCTTGGCTCGGGAACCTATACTTGGCCGGCTCCTTCTTGCAAAAAGATAACTTCGCCTTATGGAATGAGATATCATCCGATACTTAAGACCAGAAAATTACATACCGGGATGGATATAGGCGCTTCCCAGGGCAGTACCATTGTGGCCGCTGACAGCGGAGAGGTTATTTATGTTGGTTGGATGTCGGGTTATGGGCAGGTAACGGTTATAGATCACGGAAACGGGATGTCCACTCTATATGCTCACCAGTCTGCTTTCCTGGTGAAGAACGGGGCGCAGGTAAGCAAAGGGCAGGCCATAGGCAAGGTAGGTAGTACCGGTTGGAGCACCGGCCCCCACCTGCACTTTGAAGTTCGGGTCAATGGCAGCCCGGTTGACCCCGCAGGTTATGTAAAATAG
- a CDS encoding S41 family peptidase: MRKSRLVNSFKTFFALVGMLVVAGLLYVYITNAAGISTLISVLGLVKSQALYEVNNSQLIQGATAGIVDSMQDPYSKYLDKQTWKDLRERLEAEFGGIGVYVLQDNEGRLKIVSPIKDTPAYREGVKHGDIILRINNKSALNMSTDDAVHLMRGDPGTQLLLGVYRESDKKEYDFRIIREIINVPSVEDKIISEKPRIGYIGLNQFHSRSAEEMKESIDELLEEKKVEGLILDLRNNGGGDFDASIAIASIFLDGQEVVSVVDRKGNKTVHKAGHGKLDIPLVVMVNGDSASASEILAGALQDNKRALLVGDKTYGKGLVQTVYPLGNGGALKLTTQKYFTPDGTDINEIGITPDFPVKNEANSEEDRQLQKALEIVKKQIAGPVSKAS, encoded by the coding sequence TTGAGAAAGAGCCGATTGGTAAATAGTTTTAAAACTTTTTTTGCGCTGGTGGGAATGCTGGTTGTGGCTGGCCTTTTGTATGTTTACATTACCAATGCCGCCGGTATAAGCACTCTTATTAGCGTATTGGGGCTGGTGAAGAGCCAGGCTCTCTATGAAGTTAATAATAGCCAGCTTATTCAAGGGGCAACGGCGGGGATAGTTGATTCCATGCAAGACCCTTATTCCAAATACCTGGATAAGCAAACCTGGAAGGACCTCAGAGAGAGATTGGAAGCGGAATTTGGGGGAATTGGGGTTTATGTTCTGCAGGATAATGAAGGTCGCCTGAAAATAGTATCACCCATAAAGGATACTCCAGCTTATAGGGAGGGGGTAAAACATGGGGATATTATTTTGCGCATCAACAACAAGAGCGCGTTGAATATGAGTACTGATGATGCCGTACACCTGATGCGGGGTGATCCCGGGACCCAATTGCTCCTGGGAGTATACCGGGAATCAGATAAGAAAGAATACGATTTTCGCATAATCCGGGAGATAATCAATGTCCCTTCGGTGGAAGACAAGATAATTAGTGAAAAGCCTCGTATCGGTTATATTGGACTCAACCAGTTCCACTCTCGTTCCGCTGAGGAAATGAAAGAGAGTATAGATGAGCTGCTGGAGGAGAAAAAAGTCGAGGGCCTGATCTTAGACCTGCGTAACAATGGGGGAGGCGATTTTGATGCGTCCATTGCCATCGCCTCAATTTTTCTGGATGGGCAGGAAGTTGTAAGTGTAGTAGACCGCAAAGGCAACAAAACCGTACACAAGGCCGGTCATGGCAAGTTGGATATTCCACTGGTGGTAATGGTAAACGGTGATAGCGCCAGTGCTTCGGAAATCCTGGCTGGAGCCTTGCAGGATAATAAACGGGCCTTGCTGGTAGGGGACAAAACTTATGGTAAAGGCCTGGTACAGACGGTTTATCCTCTGGGCAACGGGGGAGCCTTGAAGCTTACTACTCAGAAGTACTTTACCCCAGATGGTACTGATATAAACGAAATCGGGATAACCCCGGACTTCCCAGTTAAAAATGAAGCTAACAGTGAAGAGGATCGGCAGTTGCAAAAGGCTCTGGAGATAGTGAAAAAGCAGATAGCCGGGCCGGTGAGCAAGGCTTCTTGA
- a CDS encoding PDZ domain-containing protein: MMGRVFVTTFTSPLFLLIYLFLFMMVAWQYRRMDKLSGRILDNGRKSYWKAALLSSFLGLLGGGLGSILLVLLGINLNNIGIAQLWLLAILLMLINPRFLCFAYAGGILSLFSLLTGYPEINVPHLMGLIAVLHMVESSLILLDGKFQPSPIYIKKDGTVQGGFNLQKFWPIPLVALIGVGMIEPGSGIDMPAWWPLLKDYPTVSPDQTYALLPVLAILGYGEITTTTTPAQRIRHSAGKLFAFSLILLLLALGASRWEALGLAAALFGPLGHELVIWLGQREERRKQPLYLQSGSGVMVLDVIPGTVADRAGIKSRDIILLANGQELQSLYALEAEWERSQGRVRLEVLREGKRMLCQLEQKSGRELGIIPAPDPYNRRYLLLQEDNIFGLLQKIWEKLKRLKG, translated from the coding sequence ATGATGGGGCGAGTTTTTGTAACTACATTTACTTCGCCCCTTTTTCTTTTAATATACCTGTTTCTTTTTATGATGGTAGCCTGGCAGTATAGACGCATGGATAAGCTTTCCGGGCGGATTTTGGATAATGGACGCAAAAGCTACTGGAAGGCAGCCTTACTATCAAGCTTCCTGGGACTTCTGGGAGGGGGACTGGGAAGCATCTTGCTGGTTCTACTGGGTATTAACCTCAACAACATAGGGATAGCGCAGCTATGGCTGCTGGCTATCCTCTTAATGTTAATTAATCCCCGCTTTTTGTGCTTTGCTTATGCCGGAGGAATACTTTCCCTATTCAGCCTGCTTACCGGCTATCCGGAAATAAATGTCCCGCATTTGATGGGTTTGATTGCCGTGCTGCATATGGTTGAAAGTTCACTCATCCTGCTTGACGGAAAATTTCAACCTTCTCCGATTTATATTAAAAAAGACGGCACGGTTCAGGGAGGATTTAACCTGCAAAAATTCTGGCCTATTCCTCTGGTAGCCTTAATTGGTGTTGGCATGATTGAACCAGGCAGTGGAATAGATATGCCGGCTTGGTGGCCTTTACTAAAAGACTATCCTACGGTATCGCCGGATCAAACTTATGCCCTGCTCCCGGTTTTGGCTATTCTGGGTTACGGGGAAATAACTACTACCACTACCCCGGCGCAACGAATCCGCCATTCGGCAGGAAAACTTTTTGCTTTCAGTTTGATTCTGCTTCTGCTGGCCCTGGGGGCCTCGCGTTGGGAGGCTTTGGGTCTGGCTGCTGCCCTGTTCGGTCCCCTGGGCCACGAACTGGTAATATGGTTGGGACAGCGGGAAGAAAGGCGAAAGCAACCATTGTACCTGCAAAGCGGATCTGGGGTGATGGTTCTGGATGTAATCCCCGGAACAGTGGCTGACCGGGCGGGAATAAAATCGCGGGATATTATATTGCTGGCCAATGGCCAGGAACTACAGAGCTTATACGCCCTGGAAGCAGAATGGGAGCGATCGCAGGGCCGGGTTCGCCTGGAAGTTTTGCGTGAAGGGAAAAGAATGCTATGTCAATTAGAGCAAAAATCAGGAAGAGAGCTGGGTATCATCCCTGCCCCCGACCCCTATAACCGCAGGTATTTGCTTTTGCAAGAAGATAATATATTTGGACTTTTGCAAAAAATATGGGAAAAATTAAAAAGGCTTAAAGGATGA
- the uvrB gene encoding excinuclease ABC subunit UvrB — MPEFKLHSSYKATGDQPQAIKQLLDGVAAGFRDQTLLGVTGSGKTFTMARIIEELQRPALVMAPNKTLAGQLYSEFKQFFPDNAVEYFISYYDYYQPEAYVPQTDTYIEKDSSINDEIDKLRHSATAGVLERRDVIIVASVSCIYGLGAPEDYYSLAVSLRPGMEIARDDLLRRLVDNHYERNDFSFFRGNFRARGDVVEIFPASSNENALRVEFFGDEIDRIIEFNPLSGEIIGRRLHSMIFPASHFVTTRERMLEAAGQIEEELAQQLARFKMEGKLLEAQRLEQRTRYDLEMIREIGYCKGIENYSRYITGRAPGEPPYTLLDFFPDDFLLFIDESHIGVPQIRGMYEGDRSRKQNLVDFGFRLPSALDNRPLKFAEFQEKINQVIYVSATPADYELQHSVQVSEQIIRPTGLLDPEVEVRSSQNQIDDLMAEARAVVEKGYRVLITTLTKRMAEDLTDYLADTGLKVRYMHSDIDALQRLEILRELRSGVFDVLVGINLLREGLDLPEVALVAILDADKEGFLRSTRSLVQTIGRAARNVEGKVIMYADEITLSMKSAIDETNRRRLKQLEYNREHHITPESIRKAIYAPVEATIAEEAVEYDIRDFQKMAREEREKLLREMEADMYRAAETLEFEKAARLRDSIRELQQPVKKSRRRGKR; from the coding sequence ATGCCGGAATTTAAATTACATTCATCCTATAAAGCGACCGGAGACCAGCCGCAGGCGATAAAGCAGCTTCTGGACGGAGTGGCGGCAGGATTTCGTGACCAGACCCTCTTGGGAGTAACCGGTTCCGGTAAGACCTTTACTATGGCCCGGATTATAGAAGAGTTGCAGCGACCGGCCCTGGTTATGGCCCCTAATAAAACCCTGGCCGGCCAGCTTTATTCCGAGTTCAAGCAGTTTTTCCCGGATAATGCCGTGGAGTATTTTATTAGCTACTATGATTATTACCAGCCGGAGGCTTATGTTCCCCAGACTGACACCTATATTGAGAAGGATTCCTCCATTAATGATGAGATAGACAAGCTTCGCCATTCGGCTACAGCTGGCGTTTTAGAGAGGCGCGATGTGATAATAGTGGCCAGCGTTTCCTGTATTTATGGCCTGGGTGCTCCGGAGGATTACTACTCCCTGGCCGTATCGCTGCGTCCCGGAATGGAAATAGCCCGGGATGATCTTTTACGCCGTTTGGTGGACAACCATTATGAACGCAATGATTTTTCATTTTTCCGAGGGAACTTCCGGGCTCGCGGGGATGTGGTGGAGATATTTCCCGCCTCCTCCAATGAGAATGCTCTCCGAGTGGAGTTTTTCGGTGATGAAATCGATCGCATTATCGAATTTAACCCCTTGAGCGGGGAAATCATAGGCCGCCGTTTGCACAGCATGATATTTCCTGCTTCCCATTTCGTCACCACCCGGGAACGGATGCTAGAAGCCGCCGGGCAGATCGAGGAAGAACTGGCGCAGCAGTTGGCCCGCTTCAAAATGGAAGGCAAGCTGCTGGAGGCGCAGAGGCTGGAGCAGAGAACGCGTTATGATTTGGAAATGATAAGAGAGATAGGTTATTGCAAGGGGATTGAGAATTATTCCCGTTATATTACGGGACGAGCCCCCGGCGAGCCGCCCTATACCTTGCTGGACTTTTTCCCGGATGATTTCCTGCTCTTTATCGATGAGTCCCATATTGGCGTGCCCCAGATTCGGGGTATGTACGAGGGAGATCGCTCCCGCAAGCAAAACCTGGTGGATTTTGGCTTTCGCCTGCCTTCCGCTCTGGACAACCGGCCTTTAAAGTTTGCCGAATTTCAGGAGAAGATTAATCAGGTGATTTATGTCAGTGCCACCCCGGCTGATTATGAATTGCAGCATAGCGTACAGGTGAGTGAGCAGATTATCCGCCCGACCGGACTGCTTGACCCGGAGGTAGAGGTCAGGAGCAGCCAGAACCAGATTGATGATCTTATGGCTGAAGCCCGGGCAGTGGTGGAAAAGGGTTACCGGGTTCTGATAACCACCCTGACCAAGAGGATGGCGGAAGACCTGACAGATTATTTGGCTGATACAGGTTTAAAAGTGCGTTACATGCATTCGGACATAGATGCCCTGCAAAGGTTGGAGATTTTGAGAGAATTACGCAGCGGAGTTTTTGATGTTTTGGTGGGAATAAATCTGCTGCGGGAAGGTCTGGATCTGCCGGAAGTAGCCCTGGTAGCCATACTCGATGCGGATAAAGAGGGTTTTCTTCGCTCAACCCGCTCGCTGGTTCAGACTATCGGCCGAGCCGCCCGCAATGTTGAGGGCAAGGTGATAATGTATGCGGATGAAATCACCCTCTCAATGAAGTCGGCTATAGATGAAACCAACCGCCGCCGTTTGAAACAACTGGAGTATAACCGGGAACACCATATTACTCCGGAAAGCATCAGGAAGGCCATATATGCTCCGGTAGAAGCAACTATTGCCGAAGAGGCGGTAGAATACGATATCCGCGATTTTCAAAAAATGGCCCGGGAGGAGAGGGAAAAGCTCTTACGGGAAATGGAAGCCGATATGTACCGGGCGGCAGAAACCCTGGAATTTGAAAAGGCCGCCCGTCTACGGGACAGTATTCGGGAATTGCAGCAACCGGTCAAGAAAAGCAGGAGACGGGGGAAAAGATGA